The window TAAAGGTCAGACCTGCATAATACTCACCGACTTGGAGTCTGCACTTCTCAAAGATCTCGCGTCTGAGGATCTCACCAACCTACAAACACTCCTCTCACTCGCTGAGAGTACTCTCTGGGTGAGCGGTCCTCTGGGTCCCGATGCTGCTCTCATAACAGGATTGGTTCGTAGCGTGCGcaacgaggccgtcggcgtccagCTGCGCACCGTCGAAATGACCGACGTGCCCCTATCTGAAGCTGAGGAGTACGCCGATGCGGTGTCTCGCATCTTTCACTATCGTGGTTCCGATGATGAGTTCCAGGCAAGACAGGGAACATTGCAAATCAgcaggctcgtcgaggatgaggagaGAAACATGGAGCTCGCGCAGCTGCTGGGCCAGGGCGAGAAGGCGGCTGTTGCAACTACACTGCAGGAGAAGCCGGAAGCACTGAAGTTGTGCGTAAGACAGATCGGTATGCTGGATTCGATCTGCTTTGAACCAGATCCGCTCTCTCGGGAGCCTCTGGGGGCAGAGGAGGTGGAGATTGACGTGAAGGCGTCTGGTATCAAGTGAGTCATCCGCTTGTTCCGAAAACTCAACAAGCAAAGTTGGATTAGTTTCACCACTAACACGCTGCAGCTTCCGAGATGTCATGGTCGCTTTGGGACAAATTCCAGATCGTGCATTCGGGTTCGAAggggccggcgtcgtccgtCGAGTGCATGAATCGGAGAAACGACTCCGGCCAGGAGACAGAGTCGCGTTTCTCGCCCACGGCGCTCACCGTACCGTGCACCGCGTGCGCTCAGGCTTCGCCATGCCTCTTCCAGACACCATGTCATATGAAGAAGGCGCCGCGATCCTTCTTGTGCACACGACGGCCTGGTACGCGCTGGTAAAGACGGCGCGCGCAACACCTGGACAGTCTGTCCTCATTcacgcggcggccggcggcgttggcCAGGCCGTTCTCATGCTGGCCCGACATCTAAGCCTCGAGGTATTTGCAACGGTGAGTTCCGAAGAGAAGAGGAAGCTCGTGCACGAAGCGTACGGGGTTCCCCACGACCATATCTTCAACTCGCGGGATGTCAGCTTTGCCTTGGGCGTGAAACGGATGACCCGAGACCGTGGTGTTGACATTGTCGTCAATTCGCTGGCGGGCGAGGCCCTCCGAAAGACATGGCATTGCCTGGCTCCTTTCGGTACGTTTGTCGAGCTCGGGATGAAGGATATCCTTGACAATGCACGCCTCGACATGAGACCGTTTCTTCAGGACGCGACATTTGTATTTTTCAACCTAAATCGTGTCCAAAAGGAGCGGCCAGAGCTCTTGCAGGAAGCGCTCACAGAGACGATGGCCCTCGTGCGGTCCGGAGCGCTCAAGCCAGCAGTGCCCCTGACGGCCTACCCGGCTTCCGATGTTGAAAAGGCGTTTCGCAAGATCCAAGCAGGGCAGCACTTGGGGAAGCTCGTGCTGACGTTCCAAGCTGGCGATACCGTGCCCGTCGTTCGACCCGACCTAAGCTTGAGCGACTCGGGCACATATCTCCTGGTCGGAGGCCTCGGTGGCTTGGGCCGCAGTCTCGCCCGGCTCCTGGTACGGCTTGGTGCCCGTCGCCTTTGCTTCCTGTCTCGATCTGGCGCAAAGAGCAGCGAAGCACaggcgctcgtcgaggagctcgcaTCGCAGCATCGAGTCCAGGTGCTCGTCAGCGAGGGAGACGTgtccgacgctgccgtcgtgtCCCGCACGGTGGAACAGTGCAATACGAAGCTGGGGCCCATTCGCGGCGTATTCCAGTGCGCCATGGTCCTCCGTGATGGCCTCTTCGCGAGCATGACGCACGCGCAGTGGACGGAGAGCACACGGCCAAAGGTGCAAGGAACGTGGAACTTGCACGCGCAGATACCCAAGGCCGACTTCTTCATCACTCTAAGCTCCTTTGCCGGCGTTTTTGGGAGTCGCGGACAAGCCAACtacgcggcggcgggagcgtACGAGGATGCACTGGCGCACCACCGCGATGCTGGAGGGCAGCGGGCCATCACGCTCGATCTCGGCATCATGCGGGACGTCGGCGTGCTGGCCGAGACGGGCATCACCGACTACCTGCGCGAGTGGGAGGCTCCGTTTGGCATCCGTGAGCCCGAGTTCCACGCACTCATCAAGTCGGCGATCCTGGCAACAACGCAGCCCCTGAAGGAGGGCACGTCGTCCCAGATCCCCACAGGGCTCGCGACGGCCCGATCTGCGCAGGCAGCGGGTATCGCCATGCCCTTTTATTTCGAGGATTCCCGCTTCTCTATCCTTGCACAGACTCGTGCTTCGTCAGCCGGTGCCTCTGCGGCTGGAGACACGGACTCCAAGCTTTCGGTTCGAGTGCAGCTGGCTCAAGCTCAGACGATCGCCGAAGCGGCCGCCGCAGTTCAGGCtgtgctcgtcgagcgggTGGCGAGAACGTTGCAGAGTAATGCATCGGAAATTGATGCGTCCAGACCACTGCACTCGTATGGTGTTGATTCTTTGGTTGCGGTAGAAACGGTCAAGTGGATGTTCAAGACGCTCGATGCGAAGATGACGGTGTTTGACATCTTGTCCAACGTGTCCATCTCGGTCCTGTGCGAGAAAATTGCCTCCGCATCAGCTTTGGTCAAGCTGGGATAGTGGAAGGCCAAAGAATGGCCCTGAATTCGCTCGCCCAAGGCAATCCGAATTGTGAACAAACACGGTACTGGTGACTGACAACTGTGTGCAGAGTAGAAATTAGACATGAATTGGTTTAATTACTgtagtacatacagtacgtgcaTAATACCACGTGCCTACCCTGTTGTTCGTCTAACATCACTACCAACCTTCGCTCAGTTCGTAAGGTGTCGATGAAACAAAAAGCTGTCAGGGGTAGGGAATATTCATTCAATCGTTTGCTTGTACCGTTTACACCCCATCTTTCGTTATCTCCATGTTTTGATATGGAACAGTCATTGGTGCCATGTTTGCTTGTATAAAACGATCTGGTTCCATTTCAACATGCTTTCTGGCCACTCGAACACCATCCATTTGGAAATGTTCAAACCTGCCTTCACCGAGACCGAGATTCTAGAGTGGTTTGAATTTTACAATTGACTCTGTAGAAGCTCGCCCTGGCAGTCGTATTGAGGTTTTTGAACCTCAGTTCGTACGGAAACTATATAAGCATCATTAGTGAAATAAGTTTCATAACCCGCCTAGGGGGACTGGCGCAAGGGTAGCGCGTCAGCTTCCAGAAATGGAACCTTCTGAAGGTTGTAGGTTCGAATCCTGCGTCCCTCACTTTTTTTGCCGCTTTGCATGATTGTTTTGGTCCACTTTGCGGGTACAGTTACTCTGTCCGTAACGATGATGTTTTCTCGGTGTAACATGGGTACGGAGCTTCAGCGTTGTAATTGTAGACGCCGAAATGGGATttgcgtactccgtacggagtactccgtacatacttatACATACAGTATTAGTAATTAAGCaggtagtactccgtagggcCCCACCGGGCATTGTATTGCATGCATGTTTCAGATGATTGATGatgtaattacggagtacgtgctTGCTTATTGTTGCGATGACAGCAAGTATGTACGCACGGATGAGTGCACCTAAGTAGTAGGCgtaagtatatatataatactCAGTGCTCAATCACGCCGTACTCCGAACGGAGCATTCGCTTATGGGTAACAGCATACTCGCATATCTCGCCTTCAATCACTACTTGTGAACATTCTGTAAAAGGTCACGAAGAGGGTGCGCGTCGCACATTTCATGAGCCTATGCTCGTACAGGATGGCGAGAAATGATATGAGCGGAACGGATATTTGACATCATGGAACGATTTCGTCTATTCTATTTCAGTATTTTGCGTCGGCTTCTTAGTCTGTCGATTTGTACATCTTTCGGTACGCCTCGGTGCGCTGAACGTCATCGTCGGAAGCGAAGCCCTTCATTCCGGCGATAATGTCGTCCAAGGTCAAGATGGCAAAAATGGGAATGCCATATTCCTTTCTCAGCTCGCCGATGGCACTCGGGCCGGGCTTCGAGTCGTCCCCGTCGGCTGCCGGTAGCTTTTCCATCCGGTccagggcgacgacgatgcctgcgacgatgccgccctcTTTTCGAATCTTTTCGATCGCTTCTCTCTTTGCCGTACCGGCGGTGATgacatcgtcgacgatgagaaCCTTCTGGTTCTTCAACGAAGCGCCGACAAtgttgccgccctcgccatggtccttggcctccttgcgATCGAAGGAGTAGGAGATTTTGTCGAGGCACTCTGGCGCCTGTTCGCCGAGCTTAATGGTGATTGCGGAGCAGAGGGGGATACCCTTGTACGCGGGCCCGAAGACGACATCGAAGTCCAAGCCTGTGCTCCTCTGCGCGTCGATGATGGTCTGCGCAAAGGCGGAGGAGATGGCTCCGGCGAGACGCGCGGAATGGAACTCGCCGGCGTTGAAGAAATAGGGCGATATCCTCTTCGACTTGAGCTCAAAGCTTCCAAACTTGAGGACACCTCCGTCGATGGCAGCTTTGAGAAAGCTCTGCTTATACGCTGGAAGTTGCGCCGCCATTTTTCTCCTTGGAGGGGTTTGCTCGGTACGATACGAGGGGGAAATATAATAGCGGGGTATGCGGAGTATTATGTGCTGCTAGTGTTCAACGCCGAAACAGGATATTGAACGCCCCCAAGAGTTCGAGGAGTAACAGCTGGGGTTCCAAAACCGAGCCGACGATCGCTTAGGGTGATGATGAAAAGACTGAGCCAAAGGGATGAGGACCTGTACGGGTAGGCGTAGTCTTGGCAGGACCAGAAACCGGTTGAATGGGAtttcgtactccgtattcggAGTATTACTAGTATGCAATGTATCGGCTCCAACGTAGCAACGAAATTTTCAATGAGGCAACAATCTCACGTGACCGCGCTCGCTCTCCCGGCCATCCTGGACTGGCCTGACGAATATGTTAGTGCACATAATTAAGCAATTactcgtacttacttgctgcaGCACCATCTATGAGATCGGTGGAAAAGAATCCGTCAAATAAGTATTAATGTTctaatgtacggagtactctgtgcagAGTCAATCCGCGGATGTTGCTGTTCtggagtacgagtacaacgTAGAATTGTAGGAACTTCCTCCAATATTAGTTGCACCTTTTTTATTGCACCCTTTAACATCTTGACGTTGCCACAGAACCCTTCTCACCGCTTTGCCGTGGAATGACTGAGGGGAATTGGCAAGGGATCTCGTCTTGAGTTtgaaagtacaagtacttcgtaaAGTGTAGAGAATCGTAAAGGGCAGGTGTCGGTCGATTGAAGAAGGAGAGGGCCATGAAGGAGCGAGGGAGTGCTGGGTGCCCACCCTAGAGCCATCTATCGTGCTGTTGGCCGTTTCGCCAGATGCTCGTCCCTCCATTGCAATACAAATTTGCAAACGGAAATACACGTACATTCAGTGCACTTCTCTGCAGAGACATATCACTACTCTCTCCTCCGTTGACGGCCGAAGACATGCTGGAATTCCTCTTGCCCCAAAAGTCGTACCGCGACAGGAGGGATGCCTTCAGGGCTTTGGTTGGCTTTGGTCATACGGCAAAAGTCTTTGTTTATCGCAAgtctacttgtacactgtTACGAGAGAGCATCCGACTGTACTATATGCGTCGCTGCCAGCCCGTGGTGTCACACTACGGTAAACATTCTCGGTCTCTCGGGCTGGCTCGCATCATACCTCCAAATCTCACGCTCCTCGCAGGGCAGCAATCACCTCAGTCGTGGTGGAGTTATCGAGGAAAAAGGTGCCAGCCAACTCGACGCCCGTTTCCTGCTGCATGACGGAAatgatggtgatggccaTCAACGAGTCGATGCCCAGATTAGCCAAGTTGACGTCGCCATGTAGATCGCTCATCTCAACCCCGACCTCGCGGGCAACAATGGAAAACAAGGcgttgacgaggtcgacctTCGCACCCTCAGCTTCGCTGTCGTCGACCGTCGTTGGAGGAGTGGGCGCCTCATAATCGGCCACAGTACGTGTCG of the Drechmeria coniospora strain ARSEF 6962 chromosome 01, whole genome shotgun sequence genome contains:
- a CDS encoding Orotate phosphoribosyltransferase; the protein is MAAQLPAYKQSFLKAAIDGGVLKFGSFELKSKRISPYFFNAGEFHSARLAGAISSAFAQTIIDAQRSTGLDFDVVFGPAYKGIPLCSAITIKLGEQAPECLDKISYSFDRKEAKDHGEGGNIVGASLKNQKVLIVDDVITAGTAKREAIEKIRKEGGIVAGIVVALDRMEKLPAADGDDSKPGPSAIGELRKEYGIPIFAILTLDDIIAGMKGFASDDDVQRTEAYRKMYKSTD